Below is a genomic region from Helianthus annuus cultivar XRQ/B chromosome 2, HanXRQr2.0-SUNRISE, whole genome shotgun sequence.
GGTGTCGACATGTTAAAAGACCTGGTTATATATTATACAGTTTGAATAAAGAAAATATTAAATGGTTAGTGATGACGATTTAGGGATATCTTatgtttagtttttttaattaactaTTAAAAAATTTATATTAAGAAATAGAATACGAATGGTGAAATAGGTAAAACCGTAAAACGGGAAAAAGAATAGTGGGTTCATAAAATAAAATCATGACACGTGACGCAACCAGTTATttattatgtgttgatttatAACGAATTATTGGATAGGTGTagtttaagctcaagtttggcTCATTAAATTAAAGATAGCTCAAGCTCAAGCTTGATTTGTTTAGAGTTTTATGTCTAGAGCTCGAACTAGGCTTTTTTAGTTTGGGTCAGGCTCAACACTTCTTTTATTCATTGAGTAttcaattattttatttatatgcatatatgataatatttttatatatttataattttatttacatatcacaaaatatatattatttagttacTTTTTCTTACAAGCTAATTTATAATAACACTACTTATTATCTAATCATATATTTATtgtataaaatataattattatatttatatcaATAATTGGTTGGCGAGCCAAGGACTTAGGATACATCGAAATGAAAAACTTCTGCTCAAGCTTAGTTTACAAAATGGACTTCACTTTATGCTCGAGTTTAAGCTTCGTTTAACCTCACACCAATTTATGTTTTTAACAATAAAAACTAGGTAAAggatcaaataaaaacaaaattaacgTACGAAACGTACGCATTAAGGAAAAAAGCAAAAAGTGAcggtgtcattttggtaattatcagcaacttcaaaataactggggaaaaagcaaaaagtgtcttgtagagtaattttgaacaTCTGTAGGATAATTTTGGgaaatgtagggtaattatcaaattactctagtagagtaattttgacttctgtagagtaattttgttagcatttagttatgtggtttagctttatggtttagtttttagcttttagttgggggggggggggagggggttagtgtaattttgataattaccctatacgaccaaaattactctacatgaacatttacaatggtttaggttttttaggtttttggggaggtggtttaggtttttttttttgtgggggggggggggggggaggggggggttaGTGTAGTTTTGATAATTACCttacaattttgataattaccctacacgaccaaaattactctacatgaacttttacaaaattactctacagaagctcaaaattactctactagagtaattttgaagttgctgataattatCAAAATGCCACCGCCGCTTTTTTCGATTTTCTTTCAATtcgtatgtttattttattttcacaTGAACTTAACTCATAAAAACTAATCTTGAGAACTCGTTTACACCccaaatttattattttattcctTCCCCGCAATTAGGCTAGAAATAAACACTTGAAAAAACCCACTCCACTAAACCCTAGATAATAAacttaggggtgttcatcgaTTCGGGTTTGGCATTTTTGAAACTGAATTCGAATTCAAACGGATTTGAATTCACAGAATTCAAAAATGATTCGGATTCGGGTTGATTCGAATCCaaataattttttaatttttcaaaaccaaGGGTAGCTTTACAAACCAAAAGGACAATAACAATTTGTTACCAAAAGCAATGCACAAATAAGTAGGTTTACAATTTTTCATGTAACATGATAACATGTCTTGATacaattttattaaaaaattataatacAAAAGCAAACCCAAGAAACATAATCTGAACAAACTTATATAAGATTTGTCTTTATAAATtccaacttaaaaaaaaaaaaaaaaaaaaaaaaaaaaaaaaaaaacatatctcacaaaataaataataaaacactTAATAACAAAGGACCATGAACCTCAAACATGGTGTTTTACTTCAACCCCAAGGTTAACTCGAAGCCGAGTCTTTAGTAACCGTCGAAGGGTTAAACGGTTTCTGTTCGGCACACGTAAGAACCTCGTGGGGCCCAGCTTGCTCTCGGCCAACGCCCATCAAGTCAAGATAATACAAGTAATGTGTAATGATGGTGTTCATGTCATCGACATCGCCTTTTCCACACGTGCGTTCGCCATATAGGATATTCATGGTGGCTCCGAATCCAGGAATCCTTTTGGAGTCGGTGTCGTTTTTGGTGGGCTTCCAGTTGCCTACCATGATATCGTGTGGCGACGGCTGGCCCTTTTTCAACGGAGTTATCCATTGGAAAATTGCTGCTTGGAATGCTAAAGTGGCGTTTTGTTCGAGGTATTCGGGATGGTGTAAAAGGTCGACTTTTAAGCAGTCGCCAAGGTATCCATAGTTGTAGTTCCTGAAACAACGCGACGGTTAGGTTTATGTTTTATATGGAAAAACGAGGTTAAACGGGTCAAGAGGTGGCACTTTATATCTATTTACTTATGAATGGATTTTAGTTATGTGTGACTGGTTGTAAgcgtaatttttttttctttttggagAAATGTTTTTCGGGTCAACAAAAAAACTGACCCATTTTGACCTGAAACAAAATCACATTACTTAAAAAAGATAGTCTATTATTGAAAAATTTAGCTATAGTAGTCATATTTattaaagagtaaaatgtcattttcgtccctgtgctTTGGCCACTTTCGTCCAAACATTTGTTTTTcagcatctggatccaaaaggtttgaaatcttgtcattttcatctaactcattaactccatccattttttaacgtcaagtcaggggtatttccgtcatTTAATCTTGCCATTGCGATATAAATAAACAAACCAAATAgctaaaatgacaaaaatgcccccAACTTAACgtaaaaaaatggatggagttaacaagtcggatgaaaatggcaagatttcaaaccttttggatacATGTGCGGAAAAACAAACGTTTGGACAAAAGTCACAAAAGCGACCAAACCTTGGCGAcgaaatgacattttactctttattAGAAAAGGTTTGAAATACACAATGTTCCGGATCAATCCAGCCCGTTAAAAAAAGTACACCTTTCGACTCTTTACCCAACCCGCCCAACAAGAATCGACTATTTTGTGGTGCGCAAAAAGAACAAAGGCTCAAACACATACCTAATTACAAGTTTTTAGAGTAAGTGACATATAATTAAATAACATCGGAAAAAAATTGATTCATACCAGAAAACGGGCAAAGCACCACGACCAAAATATAAAGCTCCAGGGGCACAAGGGTAAGTGTATTTATAGTTATCATCACAATAATCTTGCATAGGGCTCATCTCTTTGTTGTAACATAATCCCCATGCTGTGGGCCCTCCGGTCACCACTCCGTATCCACCTAAACCATTTTCAATAACAAAAATCATGTTATATTCCCATttacgccccgcttgcggtatgcgcatataatgtatgtatgtgtgggccattggggggcaaaagtgaaagtgcgctaattttaatgttattttactaatttcgtgaaaataacgttaaaagctgaggacggttaatcatgcatcatgtggtggcattgatagctgaaagacaaaagggtacatgcactaatcggtctttgtcccgattgctgagtgttatgtgccttatgtccaaggcttgatgcaaaactactatcgagccgggggtctcactggaagcaacctctctattcctacggggtagaagtaaggctgtctacatcttaccctcctcagaccctacctttgctttgctattggtgggatttaccgagtatgatgatgatgatgatgctatatTCCCATTTAGTGGGTGTTTGGCTCGGGGGAATGGGTTTGATAGTGTTTTGAGTATGTTTAGTCAAGGGTATGGGTTTGAAGGAATAGGTAGATACCGATATAATTGGGTATCCTTCAAAACCACCTAAAGGGGTGCGTTTAAAAGTCCATATGGATTCCAATTAGATCTTGTTATTAAATTCATACCCAAAGTTAGGGGTGCTAAACAGGTCGTGTTCGCGTtttggcgggttcaacccgacccgaacccgaaaattttagacAAACCCGAACCGGAAAAAcgtgtcatacatatgaacccaaACACGACCCGAATATTCATGGGTTGAGCACAACCCGTTTAACCggaattttttttaatttcttttgcaaagtaatatattaaaattaaagtttCACTAAATACAAAATGTATATATTACTGTTACATTTTAAttataaaacatattgtaaaaaaaaattaatataacataaatgggttaaacgggtcagcCCGTCAACCCGACCGGGTTGacacgaacccgacccattttgcTAAACGGTTTCACAGGTTCAACCCgaaactgacccgacccgtttcgACTAAACTCAAATCCGCGAATTTCGTGTAAGGTTTGTGTCGTGTTTTCGGGTCGtatcagaaattcacacccctaccCAAAGTGACGAGTGACAACTTTTTCGACCCATCTGTGATTTTAACCCATTCCCATTTACCCAGTTTTCTAAATTTAACCTGTTTCGTGTGATAAAAATACTCATCGTAAATAAAGAACGAAAAGTCAACACGTCGGAAGCATGAACTTACAAGAAGTTTGACTTCCAACATGAGCAAGAAAAGCAGCAATCTCCAACATCTGCGTCGTCTTGTTGCCGGTGGTACCAAACCCTAGGGGCTGATAAATGGCTGAAGCGGTGATAAACGACTTAAAATCCCAGAAACCGACAGCGTGTGCCACTGGAGCGTTCCTTTTCGAGAAAAGATTCTCAaattgataataatcaaaatATTGAGATATTGTGAGGTTGCAACAATATTCGGACCACCCTTTACATTCCCAACCCTGATCGCAAACTTTTTTGCCCTTGACCTTTTTCACCAATACTGGCGATGTGTCGGCATCCGCGATCGAAACGATTAAACAGAGTACGGTTAGCACCAAAAGACACACATGTTTTGTCTCCATTCTTCTTTGCTGGAAAAAAAAGAAACGAAAACAGAACACACGATGAAAAATTAAGCTCATTTCATGTGAagatataaaattataaataaacaaaaaaaaatattttattatttgtattCAACGATAATAAAAAACAAGACCCAAAAGCTGAAATTAACCAAAAACAACTACACCCATTGACAAATTTTCAATCTTTTTAGGGTTCTTATAAAAACTTTGACCCAAAAGCAAAGGTTTTTACATAAATCAACTTCCTTTACTTGATAATTTGAACAATTAATGAAGATTTCCCAAGAAACAAGACCCAAAAGCTGAAATTAACCGAAAAAAAACTACACCCATTGACAAATTTTCAATCTTTTTAGGGTTCTTATAAAAACTTTGACCCAAAAACAAAGGTATTTAGATAAATCAACTTCCTTTACTTGATAATTTGAACAATTAATGAAGATTTCCTAAGAAACAAGACCCGAAAAGCTGAAATTAACCAAAAACAACTACACCCATTGacaaattttaaatctttttaggGTTCTTATAAAAACTTTGACCCAAAAACAAAGGTGTTTACATAAATCAACTTCCTTTACTTGATAATTTGGATAATTAATGAAGAATTCCTAAAAAACAAGACCCAAAAGCTGAAATTAACCAAAAAAAAACTACACCCATTGACAAATTTTCAATCTTTTTAGGGTTCTTATAAAAACTTTGACTCAAAAACAAAGGTATTTACATAAATCAACTACCCTTACTTGATAATTTGAACAATTAATGAAGATTTCCTAAGAAACAAGACCCAAAAGCTGAAATTAACCAAAAAAAACTACACCCATTGACAAATTTTCAATCTTTTTAGGGTTCTTACAAAAACTTTTGACCCAAAAACAAAGGTATTTACATAAATCAACTACCTTTACTTGATAATTTGGAAAATTAATGAAGATTTCCTAAAAAACAAGACCCAAAAGCTGaaattaaccaaaaaaaaaaaaactacacccATTGAcaaatttttaatctttttaggGTTCTAATAAAAATCTTGACAAAAAGCCACAAAATTTAATATGATCCAAGTCCTTTTCTTGATAATTTGGGCATTTTGTGAGgattttttaaaacaaaacaagACCCAGAAGCTGAAATTAACTAAAACAATACACCCATTGACAAATTTTCAATCTTTTTAGGGTTCTTATAAAAACTTTGACCCACAAACAAAGGTATTTACATAAATCAACTTCCTTTACTTGATAATTTGAACAATTAATGAAGATTTTCTAAAAAACAAGACCCAAAAGCTGAAAATAACCAAAAAAAACTACACCCATTGACAAATTTTCAATCTTTTTAGGGTTCTTATAAAAACTTTTGACCCAAAAACAAAGGTATTTACATAAATCAACTTCCTTTACTTGATAATTTGGAAAATTACTAAAAAACTAGACCCAAAAGctgaaattaacaaaaaaaaaaaaaaaaaaaaaaagaaactataCCCATTGACAAATTTTCAATCTTTTTAGGGTTCTAATAAAAATCTTGACAAAAAGCCACAAAATTTAATATGACCCAAGTCCCTTTCTTGATAAATAAACCAtttgttgattttcttttttCTTGAAAAACCACATAAATCACATAAACCCAGATCCTATAACCAACAAACAACAAACCCATCAACAAATTTTGCATCTTTCTAGG
It encodes:
- the LOC110927241 gene encoding chitinase-like protein 1, which gives rise to METKHVCLLVLTVLCLIVSIADADTSPVLVKKVKGKKVCDQGWECKGWSEYCCNLTISQYFDYYQFENLFSKRNAPVAHAVGFWDFKSFITASAIYQPLGFGTTGNKTTQMLEIAAFLAHVGSQTSCGYGVVTGGPTAWGLCYNKEMSPMQDYCDDNYKYTYPCAPGALYFGRGALPVFWNYNYGYLGDCLKVDLLHHPEYLEQNATLAFQAAIFQWITPLKKGQPSPHDIMVGNWKPTKNDTDSKRIPGFGATMNILYGERTCGKGDVDDMNTIITHYLYYLDLMGVGREQAGPHEVLTCAEQKPFNPSTVTKDSASS